GCCAAAAGTATTGCCAAACTGTCGTCAGGTTTAAGGATCAATAAAGCTGGTGATGATGCTTCCGGATTGGCCGTTTCAGAAAAAATGCGCTCCCAGATCAGAGGTCTCAATCAGGCATCCCGAAATGCATCTGATGGCATCTCATTTATCCAGACTGCCGAAGGATTTCTACAGGAAACAAGTGATGTACTTCAGAGACTGAGAGAACTGGCTGTACAGTCATCCAATGGTATCTATACCTCGGAAGACAGGATGCAGATTCAGGTAGAAGTGTCACAGCTCGTAGATGAACTTGACAGAGTTGCCTCCCACGCTCAGTTTAATGGTCTTAATATGCTCACTGGCCGCTTTGCACAGTCTACTGGTGAAAATGCTGTCACAGGTTCAATGTGGCTCCACATAGGCGCCAATATGGATCAGAGAGAACAGGTCTTCATTGGAACGATGAACTCCTCCGCCTTGGGTGTCAGACAGGTTTCTACCGGAAATATCATGTCCATTTCTACACCAGAGCAGGCAAACAGGAATATTGGTGTTCTTGATATGGCCCTTAAGAGAGTCAATAAACAGAGAGCCGATCTGGGAGCCTATCAGAATAGACTGGAAATGGCTGTCCGTGGTATCGA
This is a stretch of genomic DNA from Oceanispirochaeta sp.. It encodes these proteins:
- a CDS encoding flagellin, which produces AKSIAKLSSGLRINKAGDDASGLAVSEKMRSQIRGLNQASRNASDGISFIQTAEGFLQETSDVLQRLRELAVQSSNGIYTSEDRMQIQVEVSQLVDELDRVASHAQFNGLNMLTGRFAQSTGENAVTGSMWLHIGANMDQREQVFIGTMNSSALGVRQVSTGNIMSISTPEQANRNIGVLDMALKRVNKQRADLGAYQNRLEMAVRGIDVGAENIQASESRIRDLDMAKETVEFTKNQILGQASNAMLAQANQRTQQVLQLLQ